From one Desulfurobacterium thermolithotrophum DSM 11699 genomic stretch:
- a CDS encoding glycosyltransferase family 2 protein, producing MKISACIIAKNEEKNLPRLLKSLKGKFDEIILVDTGSTDKTKEIAKEYGCKVVEHEWKGFADARNRAVEEAAGDWIWHFDADFELEEDEYKKALLFLRKLPIEIKAVMIGIKNLDNSGHIKGISSHIFIHRNENGIRWVGKVHETPNVEEAIGIPVFVKHYGYADPKVQLEKAERNLKLLLQEISTLEKGSHEYILKLFYLVQTYTILSYRNKEYLQKAKEAAEEFLYLTKEKEEKFGFFFIYVYNYLLNILKMMKDKKTFEKYLFEVLEKDFQVPDFYILAYHFYKEQNKLKKALKNLRKAAELFDKSQKNPFFIKMSFASDKLKEFEKIILSEDLISEDYESELKKEWKKKKGRNLGLLFYAVSNKDRLKTIKKLVMRYPDELTVFLLFKELENKKLWKEIEKYVKTFSDFSISYLYKGKLFENKGMIEEALSYYLKYLELNKDFNVALHVNSLLRESGIIEINSKINRLTSDNK from the coding sequence ATGAAAATTTCCGCGTGTATAATTGCAAAAAATGAAGAAAAAAATCTTCCTCGACTATTAAAAAGTCTCAAAGGTAAATTTGATGAAATAATTCTTGTTGATACCGGTTCCACCGACAAAACAAAGGAAATTGCTAAAGAGTATGGTTGCAAGGTTGTAGAACATGAATGGAAAGGCTTTGCTGATGCCAGGAATAGAGCTGTGGAAGAAGCAGCTGGAGATTGGATATGGCATTTTGATGCTGATTTTGAACTTGAAGAAGATGAATATAAAAAAGCTCTTCTTTTTCTAAGAAAGCTACCAATAGAAATTAAAGCTGTAATGATCGGCATTAAAAATCTTGATAATTCCGGCCATATCAAAGGAATTTCGTCTCACATATTCATTCACCGAAATGAAAATGGAATTAGATGGGTTGGAAAAGTTCATGAAACTCCTAATGTTGAGGAAGCAATAGGAATCCCTGTTTTTGTAAAGCACTATGGATATGCAGATCCAAAAGTTCAATTAGAAAAAGCAGAAAGGAATTTAAAACTCCTCTTACAGGAAATTTCTACCCTAGAAAAAGGTAGTCATGAATACATCCTAAAGCTTTTTTATCTTGTCCAAACATATACAATACTATCTTATAGAAATAAAGAATACTTACAAAAAGCAAAAGAAGCTGCTGAAGAGTTCCTATACTTAACAAAAGAAAAAGAGGAAAAATTCGGTTTCTTTTTTATATACGTGTACAACTATTTACTTAATATCTTAAAAATGATGAAAGATAAAAAAACATTTGAAAAATATCTTTTCGAAGTTTTAGAAAAAGATTTTCAAGTTCCTGACTTTTATATATTAGCTTATCACTTTTATAAAGAACAAAATAAATTAAAAAAAGCTTTAAAAAATCTTAGAAAAGCTGCTGAGCTTTTTGATAAATCGCAGAAAAATCCTTTTTTTATAAAAATGTCATTCGCTTCTGATAAGCTAAAGGAATTTGAAAAAATAATACTATCAGAAGACTTAATCAGTGAAGATTACGAATCTGAATTAAAAAAAGAATGGAAAAAAAAGAAGGGAAGAAATTTAGGTCTTCTTTTTTACGCAGTTTCTAATAAAGATAGATTGAAAACTATAAAAAAATTAGTAATGAGATATCCCGACGAATTAACGGTATTTCTTCTTTTTAAAGAATTAGAAAACAAAAAACTTTGGAAAGAAATAGAAAAGTATGTAAAAACATTCTCCGACTTTTCAATATCTTACCTATATAAAGGAAAATTATTTGAAAACAAAGGGATGATAGAAGAAGCACTTTCTTACTACTTAAAATATCTTGAGCTCAATAAAGACTTTAATGTAGCCTTACATGTTAATTCTTTACTTCGTGAGTCAGGAATTATAGAGATTAACTCTAAAATAAATAGATTAACCTCCGATAATAAATAA
- a CDS encoding flagellin: MALRINYNYQSDFTHFNLLQTEANMNKSLERLATGYRINRAADDAAGLYIADQLKTYAVSLEQATRNAHDGISIAQIAQSALTNVYNILNDIKAKAIEAANDSQDSATRQIIQQDINKLVDVIGKIFTDTEFNGINVFSSGTAVTFTIHYGGRSGQELLMQGATASAAAAADTSAPSTITLGNTGYTLDVTSQTKAEATISTVDALIKEVDKLNAKYGSYQIELEKLITNNESQRINSQEAESRIRNVDFAKEMSEFTRNQILMQSGTAMLAQANQLPQLVLQLLR; this comes from the coding sequence ATGGCTCTAAGAATTAACTACAACTACCAGTCAGATTTTACACATTTTAACTTGCTTCAAACAGAAGCAAACATGAATAAGTCTCTTGAAAGACTTGCTACAGGTTATAGAATTAATAGAGCAGCCGACGATGCTGCTGGTCTTTATATCGCAGACCAACTTAAAACGTATGCAGTATCTCTTGAACAAGCAACAAGAAATGCTCATGATGGTATTTCAATAGCTCAAATTGCTCAATCTGCTCTTACTAATGTATATAACATTCTCAATGATATTAAAGCAAAAGCAATTGAAGCTGCTAACGATTCACAAGATAGTGCAACAAGGCAAATTATTCAGCAAGACATTAACAAACTCGTAGACGTTATCGGAAAAATATTTACAGACACAGAATTTAACGGTATAAACGTTTTTAGCTCAGGAACTGCCGTGACATTTACTATACATTATGGTGGTAGATCCGGTCAGGAACTTTTAATGCAAGGTGCAACAGCATCAGCTGCAGCTGCCGCTGACACAAGTGCTCCATCAACAATTACTTTAGGAAACACTGGATATACTTTAGATGTTACAAGCCAAACAAAAGCTGAAGCTACTATTAGTACTGTTGATGCTCTTATTAAAGAAGTAGATAAACTTAATGCAAAATATGGTTCTTACCAAATTGAACTAGAAAAACTCATTACAAATAATGAAAGCCAAAGAATTAACTCTCAAGAAGCAGAATCAAGAATTAGAAACGTTGACTTTGCTAAAGAAATGTCTGAATTTACAAGAAATCAAATTCTCATGCAGTCTGGTACAGCTATGCTTGCTCAGGCTAACCAGCTTCCACAACTTGTTCTTCAGCTTCTTAGATAG
- a CDS encoding flagellar protein FlaG codes for MDVKPIADVQSSIQMNSQNLEVQNQKLVDKHGNIDTVNIQKEKEKDKLSPELIEKVIEDLKKKLSMLNTQLQIKIDKDTDIVVVKVIDKETNKIIRQIPPEYVLKIAKYLDEIAGLLYNEKA; via the coding sequence ATGGATGTTAAGCCTATAGCGGATGTGCAATCATCTATTCAAATGAATTCTCAAAATTTGGAAGTTCAAAATCAAAAGTTAGTGGATAAACATGGAAATATAGACACAGTTAACATTCAAAAAGAAAAGGAAAAAGATAAATTATCTCCTGAACTCATAGAAAAAGTGATAGAAGATCTAAAGAAAAAATTATCAATGCTTAATACCCAGCTTCAAATAAAAATAGACAAAGATACAGATATAGTTGTTGTAAAAGTAATAGATAAAGAAACAAATAAAATTATAAGACAAATTCCTCCTGAGTATGTATTAAAAATAGCTAAATACCTAGATGAAATAGCAGGATTACTTTACAATGAAAAAGCTTAA
- the fliD gene encoding flagellar filament capping protein FliD, whose amino-acid sequence MAGEIYISNLAGTFDYQQILDAYYQAQMQPILLLQSQESTLDKKISALQSFASKIDDIYNAFNTLTSSTLLDEKQVVVSNENVLTATITDSAAAIEGNVTVDVKQLAKNDVWLSQAGVADLSSAVATADGTIQISYAGSVVATIDYDTNTSDSTKPSTLQEIATAINNAQSVVKASVIFDGSSYRLLLSGADTGSSNVISIDETGTGDLLDQLQLGTNYTTSHVQTAQDAVVSIYGSDISSSTNTFSNAIPGVQFTVKQENTSATISVEKNYQPFKDALDQFISSYNALVDFVQTEGGKDGSLSGETTLQFIRSGILSRMQPLLNLGIFSVDKDTGHISVDTTKLDEMLNNSPTTVSQVISDLKTSLYDYLLYLKDPRGPVESKETSLNNQKTLLEDQIGNMQKLINSQIELFKQQLIQVQLLQEEMNQIKAKLTSTFGTTSILPSN is encoded by the coding sequence ATGGCTGGGGAAATCTATATTAGTAATTTAGCTGGAACGTTTGATTATCAGCAAATACTGGATGCTTATTATCAAGCTCAGATGCAACCGATTTTACTACTTCAAAGCCAAGAAAGTACTTTAGATAAAAAGATCTCAGCTCTTCAAAGTTTTGCTAGTAAAATAGATGACATATATAATGCCTTTAATACTTTAACTTCTTCTACTCTTTTAGATGAAAAGCAGGTGGTAGTATCTAACGAAAACGTACTTACAGCAACTATAACTGATTCGGCAGCAGCAATTGAAGGAAATGTAACGGTTGATGTAAAACAACTAGCCAAGAATGATGTTTGGCTTTCTCAGGCTGGAGTTGCAGACCTATCCTCTGCTGTTGCTACTGCCGACGGTACTATTCAAATCTCGTATGCAGGAAGTGTTGTCGCTACTATAGATTATGATACTAATACTTCCGATTCTACAAAACCTTCGACTTTACAGGAAATCGCAACTGCAATAAATAATGCCCAAAGTGTAGTTAAAGCATCTGTTATCTTTGACGGTTCCAGTTACAGACTTCTTTTAAGCGGTGCTGATACAGGAAGCAGTAATGTAATTTCTATAGATGAAACAGGAACGGGTGATTTATTAGATCAACTTCAGCTGGGAACTAACTATACAACAAGTCATGTTCAAACAGCTCAAGACGCAGTAGTATCAATTTACGGTTCAGATATTAGTAGTTCTACAAATACTTTTAGTAATGCCATTCCTGGCGTTCAATTTACCGTAAAACAGGAAAATACTTCTGCAACTATTTCCGTTGAGAAAAATTATCAACCTTTTAAAGATGCTTTAGATCAATTCATTTCATCTTACAACGCACTTGTAGATTTTGTTCAAACAGAAGGCGGTAAAGATGGAAGTTTATCTGGAGAAACAACCTTACAGTTTATAAGATCTGGAATTCTTTCAAGAATGCAACCACTTTTAAACTTGGGAATTTTTTCCGTTGATAAAGACACAGGACACATCTCAGTAGACACTACTAAACTCGACGAGATGCTAAACAATTCTCCTACTACTGTATCTCAGGTCATTAGCGATCTTAAAACATCATTATATGATTACCTACTTTATCTCAAAGATCCTAGAGGTCCTGTTGAAAGCAAAGAAACCAGTTTAAATAATCAGAAAACGCTTTTGGAAGATCAAATAGGAAACATGCAAAAACTTATTAATTCTCAAATAGAACTATTTAAGCAGCAGTTAATTCAAGTTCAACTTCTTCAAGAAGAAATGAATCAGATAAAGGCAAAACTTACATCAACATTTGGAACTACTTCTATTTTACCATCAAACTAG
- the fliS gene encoding flagellar export chaperone FliS, translated as MSFNPYLKMQVETASPVEHVILLYEKVIVLLKEVDDCISKSDVQGKINAIVKAERIIRVLNDSLDMENGGDIAKNLRDLYEFILHSLVIINAKNDQKLLSDVIYILETLKEGWEGIKNKV; from the coding sequence ATGTCTTTTAATCCCTATTTAAAAATGCAGGTTGAAACAGCCTCGCCTGTTGAACATGTCATTCTTCTTTACGAAAAAGTAATAGTACTTCTTAAAGAAGTTGACGATTGTATAAGTAAGAGTGATGTTCAGGGAAAGATTAATGCAATTGTTAAAGCAGAAAGAATTATTAGAGTTTTGAATGATTCATTGGATATGGAAAATGGAGGAGATATAGCAAAAAATCTTAGAGATTTATATGAATTTATTCTTCATTCTTTAGTTATTATAAATGCTAAAAATGATCAAAAGCTTCTAAGTGACGTTATCTACATTTTAGAAACCTTGAAGGAAGGATGGGAAGGAATAAAAAACAAAGTTTAA
- the bioD gene encoding dethiobiotin synthase — MILVTGTDTGVGKTFVTVSILRYMKNIGRNICALKIVETGCRPICEDARKISAVCKESIDPIYSFKTPVAPSVAAEIENKEISIEKIKERILSFSKNYEETLFEGAGGLLVPIREKYTFLDLAKELNMEVLVVALNKLGVINHTLLTVRICQLEGVNVKGVILNHRGDVDESSRTNYKTLKELLNVPIYLFSKPEDVEAFVHLIFPE, encoded by the coding sequence ATGATTTTAGTAACAGGAACTGATACAGGAGTAGGGAAAACTTTTGTTACGGTTTCAATTCTTAGGTACATGAAAAACATTGGTAGAAATATTTGTGCACTAAAGATAGTTGAAACAGGCTGCAGACCTATATGTGAAGATGCAAGGAAAATTTCTGCAGTTTGCAAAGAAAGTATAGATCCAATTTACAGCTTTAAAACTCCTGTTGCTCCATCTGTTGCTGCTGAAATTGAAAATAAAGAAATTTCTATAGAAAAAATAAAAGAAAGAATCCTTTCTTTTTCTAAAAACTATGAAGAAACTTTATTTGAAGGAGCAGGAGGTCTTTTAGTTCCAATAAGAGAAAAATATACTTTCCTTGACCTTGCAAAAGAATTAAATATGGAAGTTTTAGTCGTTGCACTAAATAAGTTGGGAGTTATCAACCATACACTTTTAACTGTAAGAATATGTCAATTAGAAGGAGTTAATGTAAAAGGAGTAATTCTCAATCACAGGGGAGATGTTGACGAAAGTTCAAGAACAAACTATAAAACTTTAAAAGAACTCCTTAATGTTCCTATTTACTTATTTTCAAAACCTGAGGATGTTGAAGCTTTTGTCCACTTAATCTTTCCAGAATGA
- a CDS encoding TrkH family potassium uptake protein codes for MRITVVFRYVTSLLFKLSLFFLIPAFYSLFTGDGLFFDYLYPILLCLSVFLVGIQFKKEELNIKESILSVVLIWFLFPALSALLYMETGAIPNFFDAYFESVSGFTTTGASILTDIESLPKSVLLWRSLTHWIGGIGFVVFSLSILPAFGTGGAQLMRFEASKAVEEKVLPKVKKVARAILIVYLSLTILEIVLLKLCGLSFYEAVNHTFATVATGGFSTKNGSVGEFNSFSVEMVITIFMILGSINLSLYYRAFKRKSLKSFFSYYEVKTYLIIIFLSTLFVTFMLFEDGVYSDVVTAFRYGFFQVVTAASTTGFASTDYSTWPSSVLALLMILALIGATAGSTAGGLKQFRFIVMIKTMYRELYKTAHPTLVYRVALGNRLLDVSVLNTIWAFISLYFITTIIFGFIISLSGYDLITSFSASIACITSLGPGLGKVGPAGNFSFFSDFDKFLLSLEMILGRLEIFSILTLLLPSFWKD; via the coding sequence ATGAGAATAACAGTCGTTTTTAGATATGTAACTTCTTTACTTTTTAAACTTTCTTTATTTTTTCTCATTCCAGCTTTTTATTCTCTTTTTACTGGAGATGGTTTGTTTTTTGATTATCTCTATCCAATTTTACTATGTCTTTCTGTTTTCCTTGTAGGAATTCAATTTAAAAAGGAAGAATTAAACATAAAGGAGTCTATTTTATCTGTTGTTCTTATATGGTTTTTGTTTCCAGCTCTTTCAGCTCTTCTTTACATGGAAACGGGAGCCATTCCTAATTTTTTTGATGCTTACTTTGAATCAGTTTCTGGTTTTACCACGACAGGAGCTTCTATTTTAACAGATATAGAGTCTCTACCTAAAAGCGTTCTGCTATGGCGTTCTTTAACACACTGGATAGGTGGTATAGGTTTTGTTGTCTTTTCTCTCTCTATTTTACCTGCCTTTGGAACAGGTGGGGCTCAACTTATGCGATTTGAAGCTTCAAAGGCAGTAGAAGAGAAAGTCCTTCCAAAAGTTAAAAAAGTTGCAAGAGCTATTTTAATTGTCTATTTATCCTTGACTATTTTGGAAATAGTTCTTCTTAAACTTTGTGGCTTAAGCTTTTATGAAGCAGTAAATCATACCTTTGCAACAGTTGCTACAGGAGGTTTTTCTACAAAAAATGGAAGTGTTGGAGAATTTAACTCTTTTTCTGTAGAAATGGTAATAACTATCTTCATGATTTTAGGTTCAATTAATCTTTCTCTCTATTATAGGGCTTTTAAGAGGAAAAGCTTAAAATCGTTTTTTTCGTACTATGAAGTAAAAACATATCTAATAATTATTTTCTTATCCACTCTTTTTGTAACTTTTATGCTTTTTGAAGATGGAGTTTATTCAGATGTAGTTACTGCCTTTAGGTATGGATTCTTTCAGGTAGTAACTGCAGCTTCAACTACAGGTTTTGCTTCTACTGATTACTCTACGTGGCCTTCTTCAGTTCTTGCTCTTTTGATGATTTTGGCACTCATTGGAGCAACAGCAGGTTCAACAGCAGGAGGCTTAAAGCAGTTCCGATTCATAGTTATGATAAAGACGATGTATAGGGAGCTCTATAAAACTGCACATCCTACGCTTGTTTATCGCGTTGCTCTTGGTAATAGGCTTCTTGATGTGTCTGTTCTTAATACCATTTGGGCCTTTATATCTTTATACTTTATAACTACAATAATTTTTGGTTTCATTATCTCTCTTTCTGGTTACGACCTAATAACTTCTTTTTCTGCTTCAATAGCATGTATAACAAGTCTTGGTCCAGGTCTAGGAAAAGTAGGACCTGCAGGGAATTTTTCTTTCTTTTCAGATTTTGATAAGTTTCTCCTATCGTTAGAGATGATCTTGGGAAGACTGGAGATATTCTCTATACTTACTCTTTTACTTCCCTCATTCTGGAAAGATTAA
- a CDS encoding NAD-binding protein encodes MKVCIIGAGVVGSYLAKKLSRENHEIAVIDVDSAKVEQLSYSYDILGLPCNALDVNCLKRVEDFDLFIVVTENEEKNVAIAVLLKAVFNKENVILRVSNKAFSSPPVRDFLKVDTVNVFSEITQTVLSIVKYPFALSTVKLENEELIIFKYLVKVEDSLAGKQIQELGETRNKVEFTIVAIEREGKIIIPRGESFIYPDDKIYVAVNEGKIKSLVEELGINYSPIKSVFVLGYSKLTEELLSKLSQFKEVNLKFVSPQKEICDLVSGLFPSITVFHGELTDVELLKSENIQNSDLVISLTDDEEANILSCILAKNLGAKKACALVFHPEYEVLVESIGIDAPIVPRKLLASKVYKKLSKKGVLDIAEISEDIDIVEVEVDSSLSGRKISEAKLKSCRLIIAVKKGEKLFIAKGDTVLENGDKLICIGKKG; translated from the coding sequence ATGAAAGTATGTATTATAGGTGCAGGTGTTGTTGGTAGTTATCTTGCTAAGAAGCTCTCAAGAGAGAACCACGAAATAGCTGTTATAGATGTTGATTCTGCGAAGGTAGAACAACTTTCATATAGTTATGACATTCTTGGTCTTCCGTGTAATGCTCTTGACGTAAACTGTTTAAAGAGAGTGGAAGATTTTGATCTTTTTATAGTTGTTACTGAAAATGAAGAAAAAAACGTAGCAATAGCTGTTCTCCTAAAGGCAGTTTTCAATAAAGAGAATGTAATCCTTAGGGTTAGCAATAAAGCGTTTTCTTCTCCTCCTGTAAGGGACTTTCTTAAAGTAGATACAGTAAACGTGTTTTCTGAAATAACACAAACTGTCTTATCTATTGTTAAATATCCTTTTGCCCTTTCAACTGTTAAACTGGAAAATGAAGAGCTCATCATATTTAAATACTTAGTTAAAGTAGAAGATTCTCTTGCTGGTAAGCAGATACAGGAGTTAGGAGAAACAAGAAACAAGGTTGAGTTTACAATTGTAGCTATAGAAAGAGAAGGAAAGATAATCATTCCGCGGGGAGAGAGTTTTATATATCCTGATGATAAGATTTATGTTGCTGTTAATGAAGGAAAAATTAAAAGTCTTGTTGAAGAACTTGGAATAAACTACTCTCCGATAAAGTCTGTTTTTGTTTTGGGATATTCAAAGCTCACAGAGGAACTTCTAAGTAAGTTGTCTCAATTTAAAGAGGTGAATCTCAAATTTGTATCTCCTCAAAAAGAAATTTGCGACCTTGTTTCTGGCTTATTCCCAAGTATTACTGTTTTTCATGGTGAACTTACAGATGTTGAACTTTTAAAGTCTGAAAATATTCAAAATAGCGATTTAGTTATTTCGCTTACAGATGATGAAGAAGCAAACATTTTGTCGTGTATTTTGGCTAAAAATTTAGGGGCAAAAAAGGCATGTGCTTTAGTTTTTCATCCAGAGTATGAAGTCCTTGTTGAATCTATAGGTATAGATGCACCTATTGTTCCAAGAAAACTTTTGGCGTCAAAAGTTTATAAAAAATTAAGTAAAAAAGGAGTGCTTGATATTGCAGAAATTTCAGAAGATATAGATATTGTCGAAGTAGAAGTTGACTCTTCACTTTCTGGAAGAAAGATATCTGAAGCAAAGCTTAAAAGTTGTAGACTTATAATAGCTGTCAAAAAGGGAGAAAAACTTTTTATTGCAAAAGGAGATACGGTTTTAGAAAATGGAGATAAACTTATCTGCATAGGAAAAAAAGGATGA
- the murJ gene encoding murein biosynthesis integral membrane protein MurJ has protein sequence MKSIFKSTLIVSLSIFTSRVLGLIRDIVIATLFGASGLTDAFFVAFRIPNLLRRIFAEGAFSSAFTPAFAKKLKRSTYEAKLFAESFFAVLLVSLLLTLFLGELIAPFIVKVVAPGLPEIYLDITIKLLREMFPYIFFVSLVAFYGGILNGFEHFFAPAISTALFNLAIILSALLLSEKLSVGALAVGVLAGGILQVLLQLIFLKRFNFLIKPRFKITKDVKRTLKNIIPGIFGFAVRQFSMLIDTVLASFLKAGAISYLYYANRFVQLPLGMFAVGLSQVLLPRLAKKSNEKKNHYKELITGLLLCSAIIIPASVGLIFFGKPIVDLVFNHGKFTEEALNETYLVLIGYSFGLFFFSIEKIVTNAYYSLDEYKFPVKVSAYTLIFNLFINVIFCFLLGFGVVGLALGTSLTSFLNVLILCYNLEKKGDLVKRVFLMFFNYFVLSIPVAFISFIGTKLYFLSSSFSSKLIVVLATLLIAVISYFIVLILKRDKFILILK, from the coding sequence ATGAAATCTATATTCAAATCAACATTAATTGTATCACTCTCTATTTTTACTAGCAGAGTCCTTGGACTTATAAGGGACATTGTAATAGCAACTTTATTTGGAGCAAGCGGTTTAACAGATGCTTTCTTCGTGGCTTTTAGAATTCCGAATCTTTTAAGAAGAATATTTGCTGAAGGTGCTTTTAGTTCTGCTTTTACTCCTGCCTTTGCTAAAAAGCTTAAAAGATCTACCTATGAAGCCAAGCTTTTTGCAGAAAGCTTTTTTGCAGTTCTACTTGTTTCCTTACTTTTGACCCTTTTCTTAGGTGAACTAATAGCTCCTTTCATTGTAAAAGTAGTCGCTCCAGGACTTCCAGAAATTTATCTTGACATCACAATAAAGTTATTAAGAGAAATGTTTCCCTACATTTTCTTTGTTAGCCTTGTAGCTTTTTATGGAGGTATTCTAAACGGTTTTGAACACTTTTTTGCTCCAGCAATCTCAACAGCTCTTTTTAATTTAGCAATAATACTTTCTGCACTTTTGCTTTCTGAAAAGCTTTCAGTTGGAGCTCTTGCAGTTGGAGTTTTAGCTGGAGGAATACTTCAAGTTCTTCTTCAACTTATCTTCTTGAAAAGATTTAACTTTTTAATCAAACCTAGATTTAAGATAACTAAAGACGTAAAAAGAACTCTTAAAAACATAATTCCTGGAATATTTGGATTTGCCGTAAGGCAATTTTCCATGCTCATAGATACTGTTCTTGCCTCTTTTTTAAAGGCTGGAGCAATTTCCTACCTTTATTACGCCAATAGATTCGTTCAGCTTCCTCTTGGAATGTTTGCAGTTGGACTTTCTCAAGTTTTACTTCCTCGTCTTGCCAAAAAATCTAATGAAAAAAAGAATCATTATAAAGAGTTAATAACAGGTCTTCTTCTTTGTTCAGCAATAATTATTCCTGCTTCTGTTGGTCTTATTTTTTTTGGAAAACCCATAGTTGACCTTGTATTTAACCACGGAAAGTTTACAGAAGAAGCTCTAAACGAAACTTATTTAGTTCTTATAGGTTATTCGTTTGGTCTTTTTTTCTTTTCTATAGAAAAGATTGTTACCAATGCCTACTACTCTTTGGACGAGTACAAATTTCCTGTAAAAGTTTCAGCTTATACTCTAATTTTTAATCTTTTTATAAATGTTATTTTCTGTTTTCTTTTAGGTTTTGGAGTTGTAGGTTTAGCACTTGGAACAAGTCTTACTTCTTTTTTAAACGTTCTGATTCTATGTTATAACTTGGAAAAGAAAGGAGATCTCGTTAAAAGAGTTTTTTTAATGTTTTTTAATTACTTCGTTCTTTCAATTCCTGTTGCTTTTATTTCTTTTATCGGTACAAAGCTCTACTTTTTATCTTCTTCCTTCTCATCAAAACTAATTGTTGTTTTAGCTACTCTTCTTATTGCTGTAATTTCTTATTTTATAGTTTTAATTTTAAAGAGGGATAAATTTATTCTAATTCTAAAATAA
- the lgt gene encoding prolipoprotein diacylglyceryl transferase has protein sequence MYPILFKIGPITIYTYGVMVALGIFFGSLILMKLAEKEGIPSKDIADTAFWTVIAGIIGARVFFFLYNPQYLDPWYRLFFFWEGGLVWYGGVIFGALTAVYFIKKRKIPFWKFADIVAIPLSVGLGFGRIGCTMAGCCYGKECDAPFAIIFHDPHSAAPLGIPLYPTQPISSAANFLIAGILYLLYRRKKATGEIFGFYLIFYGIFRFLIEFWRATPKEILGMMSNNQVISIIMVATGLVIVYYRRKVAGGVK, from the coding sequence GTGTATCCCATTCTTTTTAAGATCGGTCCAATAACTATATATACCTACGGCGTTATGGTTGCTCTTGGAATTTTCTTTGGTTCCCTTATACTGATGAAACTTGCAGAAAAAGAAGGAATTCCATCTAAAGACATTGCAGACACTGCATTCTGGACAGTTATTGCAGGAATAATAGGAGCAAGAGTTTTCTTCTTCCTTTACAATCCTCAATATTTAGACCCTTGGTATAGACTCTTTTTCTTCTGGGAAGGAGGTCTTGTTTGGTATGGTGGAGTTATCTTTGGAGCTCTAACGGCAGTTTACTTTATAAAGAAAAGAAAAATTCCTTTTTGGAAATTTGCAGATATAGTCGCAATCCCTTTATCTGTTGGTCTTGGATTTGGAAGGATTGGTTGCACTATGGCAGGGTGTTGCTACGGTAAAGAGTGTGATGCTCCTTTTGCAATTATCTTTCATGACCCTCACTCTGCTGCACCATTAGGAATACCTTTATACCCAACACAACCTATTTCTTCAGCTGCTAATTTCTTAATAGCTGGAATTCTTTATCTTCTCTACCGCAGAAAAAAAGCGACAGGCGAAATTTTTGGTTTCTATCTAATTTTTTATGGAATCTTTCGATTTCTAATAGAGTTTTGGAGAGCAACTCCAAAAGAAATACTCGGAATGATGAGTAACAATCAAGTAATAAGTATTATAATGGTGGCTACAGGTTTAGTAATTGTTTACTATAGAAGAAAAGTTGCAGGAGGAGTTAAATGA